The proteins below come from a single Kosakonia sp. SMBL-WEM22 genomic window:
- a CDS encoding DUF2169 domain-containing protein translates to MKIIKPLRLSVLNRPFRLQGQNHLGVAVMALADMSAAPKLLPEVELWQLAASELQTSGGVLDMAMPKARAEFLATGYAYTQHHQDKTACAVRIEVDTLTKTLAVTGDRYWAGSRATAPKPFEQMRLDWSRAFGGEGYEENPHGIGAVVENHNGTQFRSLPNIEALQQRVVSPRMKPEPASFGPLDLTWPRRFRRMGKNYDARWLQNDFPGFAPDIDWRVFNAASPDQWWEERDSLPPQAAWCIWNMHPQKPVQEGTLPPWQARCFIQRQRGDEILFEEIALRATTVWFFPHLEQMVLIWHGNQRINEDDAADVLHLMPALEKTGATRSVNHYRKVLTQRLDKEKGALFAFREKDLVPEEAIGPWIDNEVQQNHSPMRENQNARATQLREQHRARLEAQGGDVSDQMKAFDEPELPKLDELPEFIEEMERKAAEMQQQAEARKAEMEAKYPDAASDENRPRGPESMHRMNDMLERNASQMSEKKLAQSREALHQMYLMSAAQQPPAVKLTGDIALIIRQRAERTMAQGGDFSGLDLTGADFSGMDLRGANFTHTLLECANLSNCQLDGANFTQAMLARADLQNASLRDCCLDKASLALAQCNGTGFQGAQLNETEMTGALFDACDFSYARLNNLLLRETGFSECHFNHATIDGGVFMELTLPKPDFSHAVMNKTSFIKCELQHASFAAAQLESCSWVESLLEEANFAGATLVTCAVASGGTLAKADFSGAHLKQSNLRQAVLTGARFIRARLNNSDLSEAQCEAADFSGATLTGSMFIRTDFRRARLNEANLMGAILQKSRLEGADLSFANLFRADLSQSFTSETTQFQGAYTKRAKTLPKRDGEVI, encoded by the coding sequence ATGAAGATTATCAAACCGCTGCGGCTAAGCGTGTTAAACCGTCCGTTCCGTTTGCAGGGCCAGAACCATCTGGGCGTTGCCGTGATGGCGCTGGCTGATATGAGTGCTGCGCCAAAGCTTCTTCCTGAAGTTGAACTCTGGCAACTGGCGGCCAGCGAGTTGCAAACCAGCGGCGGCGTGCTGGATATGGCGATGCCGAAGGCGCGCGCTGAGTTTCTTGCTACCGGTTACGCGTATACGCAGCACCATCAAGATAAAACAGCCTGCGCGGTTCGCATCGAAGTCGACACGCTGACCAAAACCCTCGCTGTGACCGGCGATCGTTACTGGGCAGGATCAAGGGCGACCGCACCAAAACCGTTTGAACAAATGCGTCTCGACTGGAGTCGCGCATTTGGTGGTGAAGGGTATGAAGAGAACCCGCACGGTATCGGCGCGGTGGTGGAAAACCATAACGGCACGCAGTTCCGTAGCCTGCCAAATATTGAAGCCCTGCAACAGCGCGTAGTGTCGCCGCGCATGAAACCGGAGCCGGCAAGCTTTGGGCCGCTGGATCTGACCTGGCCGCGCCGTTTCCGTCGCATGGGCAAAAACTATGATGCGCGCTGGCTACAGAATGATTTCCCCGGTTTCGCCCCGGATATCGACTGGCGCGTCTTCAATGCCGCCAGCCCCGATCAGTGGTGGGAGGAGCGTGACTCGCTGCCGCCGCAGGCCGCCTGGTGCATCTGGAACATGCACCCGCAAAAGCCGGTGCAGGAAGGCACGTTACCTCCGTGGCAGGCGCGCTGTTTTATTCAGCGCCAGCGCGGGGATGAGATCCTGTTTGAGGAGATCGCGCTGCGTGCTACCACCGTCTGGTTCTTTCCTCATCTTGAGCAGATGGTGCTGATTTGGCACGGCAACCAGCGGATCAACGAAGATGATGCCGCCGATGTGCTGCACCTGATGCCAGCGCTGGAAAAAACGGGTGCGACACGCTCCGTTAATCACTACCGTAAAGTGCTCACTCAGCGTCTTGATAAAGAGAAGGGCGCGCTGTTTGCCTTCCGCGAAAAAGATTTGGTGCCGGAAGAGGCTATCGGCCCGTGGATCGACAATGAGGTGCAGCAAAATCATAGCCCAATGCGCGAGAACCAGAATGCGCGTGCCACACAGCTGCGTGAGCAGCACCGGGCGCGGCTGGAAGCGCAGGGTGGCGATGTCAGCGACCAGATGAAAGCGTTTGATGAGCCTGAATTGCCCAAACTTGATGAGCTGCCTGAATTTATCGAAGAGATGGAGCGTAAAGCGGCGGAAATGCAGCAGCAGGCCGAGGCACGTAAAGCGGAGATGGAAGCAAAATATCCTGACGCCGCAAGCGATGAAAACCGCCCGCGTGGCCCGGAATCCATGCACCGCATGAATGATATGCTTGAGCGCAACGCCTCACAGATGAGCGAGAAGAAGCTGGCGCAAAGCCGTGAAGCGCTGCATCAGATGTACCTGATGTCCGCTGCGCAACAGCCGCCAGCAGTCAAGCTCACTGGCGATATCGCGCTGATCATTCGCCAGCGCGCCGAACGCACCATGGCGCAGGGCGGCGACTTTAGCGGGCTCGATTTGACCGGGGCCGACTTCTCCGGCATGGATCTGCGCGGGGCGAACTTCACTCACACGCTGCTGGAGTGCGCGAACCTGAGCAACTGTCAGCTTGATGGCGCGAACTTCACGCAGGCGATGCTGGCGCGCGCCGATTTACAAAATGCCTCACTGCGTGACTGCTGCCTGGACAAGGCCAGCCTGGCGCTGGCGCAGTGCAATGGAACCGGTTTTCAGGGCGCGCAGTTGAATGAAACCGAGATGACCGGCGCGTTGTTTGACGCCTGTGACTTTAGTTATGCCCGCCTGAACAATCTCTTATTGCGGGAAACAGGTTTTAGCGAGTGTCATTTTAATCACGCCACGATTGATGGCGGCGTCTTTATGGAGCTGACGCTACCGAAGCCGGATTTCAGTCATGCGGTGATGAATAAAACCAGCTTTATTAAATGCGAGCTTCAGCATGCCAGCTTCGCCGCGGCTCAACTGGAGAGCTGCTCTTGGGTGGAAAGCCTGCTCGAAGAGGCGAATTTCGCTGGCGCCACGCTGGTAACCTGCGCGGTGGCCTCTGGCGGTACGCTTGCCAAAGCAGATTTCAGCGGCGCGCATCTCAAGCAGAGTAACCTGCGCCAGGCGGTGTTAACCGGCGCGCGCTTCATCCGGGCCAGGCTCAATAATAGCGATCTCAGCGAAGCGCAGTGCGAAGCGGCGGATTTTAGCGGCGCAACCCTCACCGGCAGCATGTTTATTCGCACCGATTTTCGCCGTGCACGCCTTAACGAGGCAAATCTGATGGGGGCGATATTGCAGAAAAGCCGTCTTGAAGGGGCCGATCTTAGTTTTGCCAACCTCTTCCGCGCCGATCTGTCGCAATCTTTTACCAGTGAGACGACGCAATTCCAGGGCGCTTACACCAAACGGGCTAAAACATTGCCGAAGCGTGACGGGGAGGTGATATGA
- a CDS encoding DUF3592 domain-containing protein codes for MSFGNNIGLLLSIAAPCALIAWVFYTGTIYDNFKKHGGRCNAEITNIKQISTSGTGSPQCIFSLSFTTLDGREINTNHTQIVTMLDLMVLERKRNLDIYYNKKDPEKVWLILREHK; via the coding sequence GTGTCCTTCGGAAATAATATCGGTCTGTTATTAAGTATTGCTGCGCCGTGCGCATTAATAGCTTGGGTTTTCTATACGGGGACTATTTATGATAATTTTAAAAAACATGGCGGCAGGTGTAATGCCGAAATCACAAATATAAAACAAATCTCGACTTCAGGTACGGGTTCACCACAGTGCATTTTTAGCTTGTCGTTTACAACATTAGATGGGAGAGAAATTAATACAAATCACACTCAAATCGTCACAATGCTTGATCTCATGGTTCTGGAGCGCAAAAGAAACCTGGATATTTACTACAATAAAAAAGATCCTGAAAAGGTGTGGCTGATTTTGCGAGAGCATAAATAA
- a CDS encoding DUF3540 domain-containing protein: protein MTNINHQLLMTAIPGGQFSAQVTHCFEDGSLMVESEGRGWHCHRAVSCVIAPQAGDTVLISAVDNQMWLLAVLERQNTTSAVELSVQGDLHIASQGALSLSSEALNINATKGDCHISEMNYSGEKISAWVSLSRVVGKRAESVWQTVTQISQQLFRTTRQTEHVRAGQLDMKAEDYLRMHAQNTVITSKAITKVDSEQIHMG from the coding sequence ATGACGAACATTAATCACCAGCTGCTGATGACGGCGATCCCTGGCGGACAATTTTCCGCGCAGGTCACTCACTGCTTTGAGGATGGCAGCCTGATGGTAGAAAGCGAAGGCCGCGGCTGGCACTGTCATCGCGCCGTAAGCTGCGTTATCGCTCCGCAGGCGGGCGATACGGTGCTGATTAGCGCCGTCGATAACCAGATGTGGCTGCTCGCGGTGCTGGAGCGCCAGAACACGACCTCTGCAGTAGAGCTGAGCGTGCAGGGCGATCTGCATATAGCCAGCCAGGGCGCACTGAGCCTGAGCAGCGAAGCACTCAATATCAATGCGACAAAAGGGGATTGTCATATCAGTGAGATGAATTATAGCGGCGAAAAGATCTCCGCATGGGTGTCCCTTTCCCGTGTTGTCGGCAAGCGGGCCGAGTCAGTCTGGCAGACCGTGACGCAAATCAGCCAGCAGCTGTTTCGCACCACGCGCCAGACGGAGCATGTTCGCGCCGGTCAGCTGGATATGAAAGCGGAAGATTATCTGCGCATGCACGCGCAGAACACGGTGATCACCTCGAAAGCGATCACCAAAGTCGATTCTGAACAGATCCACATGGGCTAA
- a CDS encoding DUF3592 domain-containing protein codes for METFYIILIIIIGLLFGVFPMARFLHTSLYPYLKSVFMQEDVLSTGISVNALITHASQTTSYDGNLPIYRLTLSFKTVEQQQTEATIMKPLSFSEIERFAAGNYTIIKYDPTNPHHIAITDKPLILGD; via the coding sequence ATGGAAACTTTTTATATAATTTTGATAATCATTATAGGCCTCTTGTTTGGCGTCTTTCCAATGGCAAGATTCCTCCACACTTCGCTATATCCCTACCTGAAAAGTGTTTTTATGCAAGAAGACGTATTAAGTACAGGCATTAGTGTTAACGCACTAATCACTCACGCTTCACAAACGACCAGCTATGATGGAAATCTACCAATTTATAGATTGACGCTAAGTTTTAAGACAGTGGAACAGCAACAAACAGAGGCGACGATAATGAAACCGCTCAGTTTTAGCGAAATTGAGCGGTTTGCTGCCGGAAATTATACAATAATTAAGTACGATCCTACTAATCCTCACCATATTGCTATTACAGATAAGCCATTAATTTTGGGTGATTAA
- a CDS encoding pentapeptide repeat-containing protein, translating into MKRLTAAELQQKIKGGEAIMELSLDGLDLQGCDLSGAIFQEMSLQGANLQGVNLKESVFTECQLNGANLAATTLEETVFNQCEMAGITASGATLTRCVFNDCNLANSDFTRISSDTSQFMRCALEQSLFSGSSFDRSTFYETPLGGAKLDHCHNLMTTLFSIDLRDVDLQESQFERTVFFNCDQRGKHYAQHKFTGCQFTDNQLDGADFNGAQLTQCNFKGASLKQAQLRGVNATQALFMEADLSGAQAQSSLFDQAIFVGATLNKTCFKQSRFFQSILQQTIAQEAEFTLCDLTYADFSAADLRLADFRGATFSRTRFHRARQDNARFADRKGILEYDEELLAAEAWSAERHSRIYGDS; encoded by the coding sequence ATGAAGAGATTAACGGCCGCAGAGCTGCAGCAGAAAATAAAGGGCGGCGAAGCGATCATGGAGCTCAGCCTGGATGGACTCGATCTACAAGGCTGCGATCTCTCGGGGGCGATTTTCCAGGAGATGTCATTGCAGGGAGCCAACCTGCAGGGCGTTAATCTCAAAGAGAGCGTTTTTACCGAATGTCAGTTGAATGGCGCAAATCTGGCTGCTACGACTCTGGAAGAGACGGTATTTAACCAGTGCGAGATGGCGGGCATCACCGCCAGCGGCGCGACGCTGACCCGTTGTGTCTTTAATGACTGCAATCTGGCAAACAGTGATTTCACGCGCATCAGCAGCGATACCAGCCAGTTTATGCGCTGTGCGCTGGAGCAGAGTCTGTTTAGCGGCTCGAGTTTCGATCGCTCCACCTTCTATGAAACACCGCTTGGCGGGGCGAAGCTCGATCATTGCCATAACCTGATGACTACGCTGTTTAGTATTGACCTGCGTGATGTCGATCTGCAGGAGAGCCAATTCGAGCGCACAGTATTTTTCAACTGCGACCAGCGCGGCAAGCACTATGCGCAGCATAAATTTACCGGTTGCCAGTTTACCGATAATCAGCTTGATGGCGCTGATTTCAACGGTGCGCAGCTTACGCAGTGTAACTTTAAAGGCGCATCATTAAAGCAGGCACAGCTTCGCGGCGTGAATGCCACGCAGGCGCTCTTTATGGAAGCGGATTTAAGCGGTGCGCAGGCGCAGAGCAGCCTGTTCGACCAGGCAATATTTGTCGGCGCGACGCTCAACAAAACCTGTTTTAAGCAGAGCCGCTTCTTCCAGAGCATCCTGCAGCAGACAATAGCGCAGGAAGCTGAATTCACCCTGTGTGATTTGACCTATGCGGACTTCTCTGCCGCCGATCTCCGGCTGGCGGATTTTCGCGGAGCGACCTTTTCGCGCACCCGTTTTCATCGTGCCCGGCAGGACAATGCGCGCTTTGCCGATCGCAAAGGCATCCTTGAATATGACGAAGAGTTACTGGCGGCGGAAGCCTGGAGCGCCGAACGCCATAGCAGAATTTACGGAGACTCATAA
- a CDS encoding DUF4150 domain-containing protein gives MFANCQMMGVDLAFPDVCMTPMPAPTPIPYPDIALGPTAIPNALNILFMGMPAHNLATVTPLTNGDNPGVATGVASGTVMGPSRHLTGAFTVLLKGTPATRLTSVSLQNSTNAVGMRTVPSQFKVLMLAA, from the coding sequence ATGTTTGCTAACTGCCAAATGATGGGGGTTGACCTGGCATTTCCGGATGTATGTATGACGCCAATGCCTGCCCCCACACCCATTCCCTATCCGGATATTGCGCTGGGGCCAACGGCGATTCCGAATGCGCTGAATATCCTCTTTATGGGTATGCCCGCACATAATTTGGCGACGGTGACGCCGCTTACCAACGGCGATAACCCCGGCGTCGCAACCGGCGTTGCATCAGGTACGGTGATGGGGCCTTCGCGCCACCTGACGGGGGCTTTTACCGTTCTGTTAAAAGGAACGCCGGCGACGCGTTTAACCAGCGTAAGCCTGCAAAACTCCACTAACGCTGTCGGCATGCGTACTGTACCGAGCCAATTCAAAGTCTTGATGCTGGCAGCTTAA
- a CDS encoding DUF3592 domain-containing protein: MFDIISSSATALLICIGTFAFFRLLIKDIIPTLRSGFVESRVVKTGIAVEGDIVASHQTSYWGGNRPIYQITIRFKTREGLAVESAVRQALSFEEIERYKIGNGITIKYDPKNPKNIAIHDRPIILGP; this comes from the coding sequence ATGTTTGATATCATTTCGAGTTCTGCCACTGCGCTACTGATTTGTATAGGTACGTTTGCTTTTTTTAGGCTGCTAATAAAAGATATTATCCCAACGCTTAGAAGCGGCTTTGTCGAGAGCCGCGTGGTAAAAACAGGTATCGCAGTAGAAGGCGATATTGTTGCTTCACACCAGACCTCATACTGGGGTGGCAACAGACCCATTTATCAAATCACGATTCGTTTTAAAACCCGTGAGGGTTTAGCAGTAGAGTCTGCAGTGAGGCAAGCACTGTCGTTTGAGGAGATAGAACGTTATAAAATTGGTAATGGCATTACAATAAAGTATGATCCGAAGAACCCTAAAAATATAGCAATCCATGACAGGCCGATCATTTTAGGTCCATAA
- a CDS encoding DUF3592 domain-containing protein: MMVALIQNMSNSTVWSIIISVLFVGWLVYSVFKAGVDDDKFRTKGIKVEAKILGKRDISSSGTGNTKYKIDLEFQTKNGVIRTHTRYFFTPEELIKIMRKNTVLLYYLPQDPRQVYLVPEDME, translated from the coding sequence ATGATGGTTGCATTAATTCAAAACATGTCAAATTCAACGGTCTGGTCCATCATTATCTCAGTGTTATTTGTCGGTTGGCTTGTTTATTCTGTCTTTAAGGCTGGGGTTGATGATGATAAGTTCAGGACAAAAGGTATAAAGGTCGAGGCCAAAATACTTGGCAAGAGAGATATTAGTTCTTCTGGTACAGGCAATACGAAATATAAGATTGATCTGGAGTTTCAAACTAAAAATGGCGTAATAAGAACGCATACCCGCTACTTTTTCACACCAGAAGAGTTGATTAAAATAATGAGAAAAAATACCGTTCTCTTGTATTACTTGCCACAGGATCCTCGGCAAGTTTACCTTGTTCCTGAGGATATGGAGTAG